Proteins found in one Allorhizobium pseudoryzae genomic segment:
- the glmS gene encoding glutamine--fructose-6-phosphate transaminase (isomerizing), protein MCGIVGIVGREPVAERLVDALRRLEYRGYDSAGVATIHDGVMERRRAEGKLFNLEKKLAGDPLPGTIGIAHTRWATHGVPNETNAHPHFVEGVAVVHNGIIENFSELRDELLAEGAVFSSQTDTEVVAHLLAKFTREGLDHKSAMLAMLNRVSGAYALVVMFADDPGTILSARFGPPLAIGHGKGEMFLGSDAIALAPFTNRITYLVDGDCAVMTAAGVEIMDYAGKPVSRPVQISQAAALMVDKGNHRHFMEKEIYEQPEIISHALSHYVDFATATVKGQGEAIDFAKVKGLAISACGTAYLSGLVGKYWFERYARLPVEIDVASEFRYRELPLSKDQAALFISQSGETADTLASLRYCKEAGLPIGAIVNVKESTIAREADAVFPILAGPEIGVASTKAFSCQLAVLAALSIQAGRARGTLTEADEKALVRHLIEMPRVMSKVLNLIQPQIEQLSRDLSRFKDVLYLGRGTSYPLALEGALKLKEISYIHAEGYAAGELKHGPIALIDENMPVIVIAPHDRFYEKTVSNMQEVAARGGKIIFITDEKGAAASKLPTMATIVLPNVDEVITPMIYALPIQLLAYHTAVFMGTDVDQPRNLAKSVTVE, encoded by the coding sequence ATGTGCGGGATCGTTGGCATTGTCGGCAGGGAACCGGTTGCGGAGCGGCTGGTCGATGCCCTGCGGCGGCTGGAATATCGCGGCTACGATTCTGCCGGTGTCGCCACCATCCATGACGGGGTGATGGAACGCCGCCGCGCCGAGGGCAAACTGTTCAACCTCGAAAAGAAGCTGGCGGGCGACCCGCTTCCGGGCACGATCGGCATTGCCCATACGCGCTGGGCGACGCATGGGGTGCCGAATGAAACGAACGCCCATCCGCATTTCGTCGAGGGCGTGGCCGTCGTCCACAACGGCATCATCGAGAATTTTTCCGAACTGCGCGACGAACTTCTCGCCGAAGGTGCGGTCTTTTCCAGCCAGACCGACACGGAAGTGGTGGCGCATCTCCTCGCCAAATTCACCCGCGAGGGCCTGGATCACAAGTCGGCGATGCTTGCCATGCTGAACCGCGTCTCCGGCGCCTATGCGTTGGTCGTCATGTTTGCCGATGATCCGGGCACGATTCTCAGCGCCCGCTTCGGCCCGCCGCTGGCGATCGGTCATGGCAAGGGCGAGATGTTCTTGGGCTCCGATGCCATTGCGCTGGCCCCCTTCACCAACCGCATCACCTATCTGGTCGATGGCGACTGCGCGGTGATGACGGCGGCCGGTGTCGAGATCATGGATTATGCCGGCAAGCCGGTCTCGCGTCCGGTGCAGATCTCGCAGGCCGCCGCGCTCATGGTCGATAAGGGCAATCACCGCCACTTCATGGAAAAGGAGATCTACGAGCAGCCGGAGATCATTTCGCACGCGCTCAGCCACTATGTGGATTTCGCCACCGCGACGGTGAAAGGCCAGGGGGAGGCGATCGATTTTGCCAAGGTGAAGGGGCTCGCCATTTCCGCCTGCGGCACGGCCTATCTCTCCGGCCTCGTCGGCAAATACTGGTTCGAGCGGTATGCGCGCCTGCCGGTGGAAATCGATGTCGCCTCGGAATTCCGCTACCGCGAACTGCCGCTCTCCAAGGATCAGGCGGCGCTGTTCATTTCGCAGTCGGGCGAAACCGCCGATACGCTCGCTTCGCTGCGGTATTGCAAGGAGGCGGGCCTGCCGATCGGGGCGATCGTCAACGTCAAGGAATCGACGATTGCCCGCGAGGCCGATGCGGTCTTCCCGATCCTCGCCGGCCCGGAGATCGGGGTCGCCTCGACCAAGGCCTTTAGCTGCCAGCTCGCGGTTCTCGCGGCGCTCTCCATCCAGGCGGGCCGTGCGCGTGGCACACTGACGGAGGCGGACGAAAAGGCGCTGGTGCGGCATCTGATCGAAATGCCGCGGGTGATGAGCAAGGTGCTGAACCTCATCCAGCCGCAGATCGAACAGCTGTCGCGCGATCTGTCGCGCTTCAAGGATGTGCTCTATCTCGGCCGCGGTACAAGCTACCCGCTGGCGCTGGAAGGCGCGCTGAAGCTGAAGGAAATCTCCTACATCCATGCGGAAGGCTATGCGGCCGGCGAGCTGAAGCACGGGCCGATCGCGCTGATCGACGAAAACATGCCGGTGATCGTCATTGCCCCGCACGACCGCTTCTACGAAAAGACCGTCTCCAACATGCAGGAAGTGGCGGCACGCGGCGGCAAGATTATCTTCATCACCGACGAAAAGGGCGCTGCCGCCTCGAAGCTTCCGACGATGGCGACGATCGTGCTGCCGAATGTCGACGAGGTGATCACGCCGATGATCTATGCGCTGCCGATCCAGCTGCTCGCCTATCACACGGCCGTCTTCATGGGCACCGATGTCGACCAGCCACGCAATCTGGCGAAATCGGTGACCGTGGAGTGA
- a CDS encoding DUF502 domain-containing protein → MTDIPERITFFGRLRNNFLTGLIICAPLAITIWLTFAFIDWADSWVTPYIPQRYNPQYYFDITIPGLGLLIAVIFITAIGFLGKNLIGRSIVNVGESVLHRTPLVRTLYKSLKQIFETVLKDQSTSFKKVGLIEFPGPGTWALVFISTEAQGELASRFNEMGEEMMAVFLPPTPVPTAGFLIFVPKDKIIMLDMTPEDAAKLLISGGLISPDWKPKPTVPPALPQD, encoded by the coding sequence ATGACGGATATTCCGGAACGCATCACGTTTTTTGGCCGCCTGCGGAATAACTTCCTGACCGGCCTCATCATCTGCGCCCCGCTGGCCATCACGATCTGGCTGACCTTTGCCTTCATCGATTGGGCGGACAGCTGGGTGACACCCTACATTCCGCAGCGGTACAACCCGCAATATTATTTCGACATTACCATCCCCGGCCTCGGCCTGTTGATCGCGGTCATCTTCATCACCGCCATCGGTTTTCTCGGCAAGAACCTGATCGGCCGGTCGATTGTCAATGTCGGCGAATCGGTGCTGCATCGCACGCCCCTGGTGCGCACGCTCTACAAGAGCCTCAAACAGATCTTCGAGACGGTGCTGAAGGACCAGTCCACCTCGTTCAAGAAGGTGGGTCTGATCGAGTTTCCCGGTCCCGGCACCTGGGCGCTCGTCTTCATCTCGACGGAAGCGCAAGGCGAACTTGCGTCACGCTTCAACGAAATGGGGGAGGAGATGATGGCGGTCTTTCTGCCGCCGACCCCCGTGCCGACGGCGGGTTTCCTGATCTTCGTGCCGAAAGACAAGATCATCATGCTGGACATGACGCCAGAGGACGCGGCGAAGCTTCTGATCTCGGGCGGGCTGATCTCACCGGACTGGAAACCAAAGCCGACGGTGCCGCCGGCCCTTCCGCAGGACTGA